The Faecalibacter bovis genome includes the window CAAATTATACTTTTGATAATTTTATCGAAGGTGAATCGAATCGTTTAGCTCGTGCAGCAGGTCGTGCGATTGCAAAACGTCCAGGTGGAACATCTTTCAACCCGCTATTTATATATGGTAGTGTTGGATTAGGAAAAACACACTTAGTACATGCTATTGGTTTAGAAGTTAAAGAACTTCATCCAGATAAAACAGTATTGTACGTTTCAACCGAAAAATTTACACAACAGTTTATTGAAGCTGTTAAAAATAATAACCAAAACGATTTCATCCACTTTTATCAAATGATTGATGTATTAATCATGGATGATATTCAATTTTTATCTGGAAAAGCGAAAACACAAGAAGTTTTCTTCCATATTTTTAATCATTTACACCAAAGAGGTAATCAGATTATTTTAACATCTGATAAATCTCCGGCTGATATTCAAGATATGGAACAACGTTTAATTTCTCGTTTCAAATGGGGATTATCAGCAGATTTACAAAATCCTGATTATAATACTCGTTTACATATTTTAAAACAAAAATTAGAGAAAGACGGAATTATTTTCCCAGATGAAGTAATGGATTATATTGCTCAGAATATTGATACCAATGTTCGTGAGTTAGAAGGTTCATTAAATTCAATCATCGCTCAAGCTACTTTAAACAAAAGAGAAATTACTTTAGAATTAACAGCGCGTACGTTATCTAAATTAGTACAAACTGCTCGTAAAGAAATCTCTATCGAATACATTCAAAAAACAGTTTGCGAGTATTTTAAAGTTTCTATTGACGACATTCAATCGAAAACTCGTAAACGTGATGTTGTACAAGCTAGACAATTAGCGATGTATTTCGCAAAACAATATACAAAAGCATCTTTAGCAAGTATCGGATCGCAAATTGGTAAAAGAGATCACGCAACTGTTTTACATGCTTGTAAAACAGTTAAAAACTTACAAGAAACAGATAAAGCATTTAGAGGATATATAGAAGATATCTCTCGTAAAATTGCGGATTAATCTTTGTTCTAAATAGCTCATACAATGAAAATATTAATGGTTTGCTTAGGTAACATTTGCCGTTCACCTTTAGCAGAAGGTATTTTACAAGCAAAAGTTGGAGACAATCATATAGTAGATTCAGCTGGAACTGGAAATTGGCATGTTGGTGAACAACCAGATCGTAGATCTATCGCTGTGGCTAAAAAATATGGTGTGGATATATCGGACCAACGAGCAATGCATTTTAATCCAATTTTCTTTGAAGAGTTTGATTTGATTTTTGCGATGGATAAACAAAATTCTATCGATTTGCAGCAATTAGCTCGAACAGAAGAAGAACGTAATAAAATCAAATTAATTTTGAAAGAAGGTTTGGGCGTAGCGCAAAATGTACCTGATCCTTACTACGAAAAAGATGAGGCTTTTGACCACGTATATCAATTATTAGATAAAGCAACTGATGGCCTTATCGAAAAATACAATTTATAATATCTATAATGACAACTGCTAAAGTTTATCTTATCCCAAGTTTATTGGGAGAGAGTCCATATAACAGAGTTTTACCTGAATTTAACTTAGAAGTTATTCGATCGATCAACACTTTTGTGGTTGAAAACGAAAAATCTGCTCGAAAATTCATCAAACAAGTTTGTCCTGAAAAAGTTCAAGCTGATTTAGATCTATATATTTTAGACAAAGATACAGACGCACAAGAATTATTTGAATTGGTTAAATTATTAGACCAAGGAAAAACAATTGGAATTATCTCTGAAGCTGGTTTACCAGCTGTGGCAGATCCAGGTTCACAATTAGTTAAAGTTGCGCAAGACAAAAAAATTCAAGTGGTTCCTTTAGTAGGACCATCATCTATTTTGATGGCTTTAATGGCTTCTGGAATGAATGGTCAAAACTTTGCTTTTCATGGTTATTTACCAATTGAAAAAAACGAGCGTAAAAAACGTTTAGGACAATTGGAAGCCGAAAGTTCGAAAACTGGAATTGCTCAAATCTTTATGGAAACACCATATAGAAATAATCAGATGATAGATGATTTAACGAAAATCTTACGCGCTGATACTAAAATATGTGTGGCTTGTGATATTACTTTAGAAACAGAAGACATCAGAACACGATCAATCAAAGACTGGAAAAAAGAAGATTATGATTTTCATAAACGTCCAGCTATATACGTCATGCAAGCCTAATTGATAGAATCTTTACTATCAACTAAAACATCAGGTTGACGATCTTTAGAAAAATCAAGAACAGCTTTAATATTTGCAAAAACCTCTCTGAATTTATGTTCATTGAGGTTTTTATATTTTGATCGATCCGCATTATATCCAATACAATCTACCCCCATCATTTTACCTAAAAAAGTTGCTCGAGTTAAATGAAAATTTTGAGTAATGTAAATCACTTTATCAAACTGAAAGATATTTTTTACCCTATAAACTGTACTATAAGTATCTAAACCACCTGCATCGATGTAAGTATTTTCAATCGGAACGCCATTATCCAAAATGTATTGCTCCATCACATCAATTTCATTAAAATTATGATTTAATCGTTCACCAGATAATATAATTATATTAATCTTATCCGAATAGTATAAATCCAAAGCCGTGTCTAACCTATCTTTTAAATAAGTTCCAGGAGTTCCGTCCGGATTTAATTTTGCACCATACACTACTCCTACTCTATATTTAGATGGAATATCAAATTTATCTTGAAAAATAAATCGTGAAGTATAGGCTTGTAAGCAGATAAGAAATACAAGAAGAGACAATGTACCTATTATAAATAGTGCTGTAACTCTTGTAATTATAAATTTTCCTATTCGCATTTAACTGTTTAACTAACTTGTACAAAGATGTATGATATGATTTTAAATCAAAAAAATTAAATGCTAATTTTATACTAAATTTATAGACTTTTAAAATAGAATGAATAAGATAGATTTAAGAACAGTTACTGTAGAGCGTTATTTACAGGCTTTAAGAGAAGGTGGATCGCTTCCTGCATTAGCTGATGCTGATGATGGTTTTAAATATGTTTTAAAATTTAAAGGAGCTGGACACGGACCTCGTATGTTAATTTCTGAATTATTAGGTGGTGAAATTGCTCGTAAATTAGGTTTTAAAGTGCCTGAATTAGTTTTTGCTTCATTGGATGTTGATTTTGGAAGAACTGAAGCTGATGAGGAAATTCAGGATTTGTTAAAATTTAGTGAAGGAACAAATTTAGCTTTACATTTTTTATCCGGAGCAATCAATTACGATCCAGCGGTAATGACAATTGATGACAAATTAGCTTCGCAAATCGTTTGGTTAGATGCTTTTATAACCAATGTAGACCGTACCTATCGCAATACAAATATGTTGATGTGGAATAAAGAATTATGGTTAATTGATCATGGTGCTGCTTATTATTTTCATCATTCTTGGGATAATTGGGAAGCTTCTGCTAAAACAAAATTCCCACAAATTAAAGATCATGTTTTACTAAGAAATGCAACGAAACTTGAAGAAGTTGATGCTGAATTTAAAGCAATTTTAACGTGTGATTTTGTTGATGAATTAGTGGATTTAATTCCTGATGAATGGTTAGAAACAGAAGCTTATCACATGACTGAAGATCAAATGCGTTCGATATACAAAACGTTTATCAAAATAAGATTAGAAAACTCTATTAACTTTATAAATGAAGCCAACGATGCAAGAAAAAATCTTATATGAGTATTCAATCATTCGCTTTGTTCCTAAGGTAGAGCGAGAAGAATTTATAAATGTTGGTGTGATTATTTTTTCGAAGCGTGAAAATTATTTAAAAGTCAAATACTTTATCAATGATCAGCGAATTAATGCCTTTGCTCATGATTTTGATTTGAGTTTTATAGATTCCAATCTAAAAGCATTAAGTCAAATTGCGGAAGGTTCTAATCCTTTTTCTGATGTTTCTAAATTTGAAATTCACGAACGTTTTCGTTGGTTAACTGCCGTTAGAAGTTCTTGTATCCAAACCTCTCGTCCGCATCCAGGAAAAACTTTTAATCTTGATCGTAAACTTGACGAATTATATAAAGAACACGTTGTTTAAAATTTTAACTATTTATATTTCAATTAATTAAATTTTATTTCTTAACTTTATAAAACAGAACAATTAATATTTTATCGCCATGAGTACATTAAGAAACAGAGTTCAGTTAATTGGACACGTAGGACAAGATCCAGAAATAAAAATTTTAGAAAACAACAAGAAATTAGCTCGATTGAGTTTAGCGACAAACGAAAGCTATTCCAATGCTAAAGGTGAAAAAGTAGAACAAACTACTTGGCATAATTTAGTCGTTTGGGGTAATTTGTCTAGTATCGTTGAGCAGCACGTTACAAAAGGGAAGCAAATCGCTGTCGAAGGAAAATTGTCTTATAACGATTTTACAACGAAAGAAGGTATTGTGAAACATGTAGCTGAGATAGTCGTAGAAGAAATTGTATTGTTGTGATCTAAAAGGAAATGGGAACCCAACGGTTCCCATTTCTTATTATTTAAAATAGTTTTATTCTTATCCTAACATTCGGATGGCTGTTTTTAAGCCATCGATAAAGATATCTACTTCTTCTTTGGTATTGTAGATACCAAAAGAAGCGCGAACTGTTCCTGGAATCCCAAAATGGTGCATAATTGGCTGTGCACAATGATGACCTGTACGAACAGCAATTCCTTTTTTGTCTAAGATCATTCCGACATCAGAAGAGTGAACTCCATCTAATTTTAAATTGAAAGAAACTGCTCCTGCGTGTTTTGCATCTTTTGCATATATTTCAACTTCTTCAAATTCAGATAAACGCTCGATTGTATATTCAACTAATTCGTCTTCGTAAGCGTGAATCGCATCAATACCGATTTCATTGATAAAATCCACAGCAGCTCCTAAACCAATAATTCCAGCAACATCAGGCGTACCTGCTTCGAATTTGAATGGTAAACAAGCGTATGTAGAAACTTCCATCGTTACATCTTTAATCATCTCTCCTCCTCCGTGGAAGGGTGGTAATTGATTTAAGATTTCTTCTTTTCCATATAAAATTCCGATTCCAGTTGGTCCGTACATTTTATGTCCAGAAAATGCTAAGAAATCAGCATCTAAAGCTTGAACATCAATTTTTGTATGCGGAACCGATTGCGCTCCATCAATTAAAACCCAAGCACCTTTAGCATGTGCTTTTTCGATAATTGTTTCAATTGGATTAACAACTCCTAACGCATTCGATACTTGATTTACACAAACTAATTTCGTTTTATCCGTCAATAAATCATCTAATTTATCAATGTCTAAAGTTCCTTCAGCTGTTAATGGAATGTATTTTAATTTTGCTCCAGTTCTTTGCGTTACCAATTGCCAAGGCACAATATTCGAGTGATGTTCAATTTCTGTAATGATAATCTCGTCATCAGCCGTTAATAATTGTCCAATTGTATTGGCTACTAAATTGATTGATTCTGTTGTTCCACGTGTGAAAATTACCTCGTGATCGTGTTTCGCATTGATAAATGCTTGAATCTTACGACGAGATTCTTCCATTAAATCCGTTGCTTCTTGACTTAACGTATGAATTCCACGGTGAACATTGGCATTGTATTTTTCGTAATATTCGTTTAAAATATCTAATACAACTTTAGGCTTTTGAGAAGTTGCTCCGTTATCAAAATAAACTAATGGTTTCCCGTTAACTTCACGATTTAAAATAGGGAATTGACTTCTTATATATTGAATATCTAATGACATTTCTGTTACTTTTTGATGGTTCAAAGTTACTCGATTTAGTCTAAATAAAAAAGTAAGTATCCAAGAACTGAATACTTACTTTATATTTTAAATGATAAGTTTACTTGAAACTTAAAACTCTTTTATTAATTCAATTCGAAATCAATATCCACACCTAATTTAGCTGCGATCATGTGATTCACTACATTTTGAATTTCCTCAATTTCTACACGTTGTAAAGCATCCGATGCGAAAGCATATAATAATAAAGCTTTAGCTTCTTTCTTAGGAATACCACGTTGTTGCATGTAGAATAATGAATCTTCTGCTAATTGACCAACTGTACATCCGTGAGAACATTTTACGTCATCTGCAAAAATCTCTAACTGAGGTTTAGTGTTGATCGAAGCTGAATCAGATAATAAAACGTTGTTATTTTGTTGGAACGCATTTAATTTCTGAGCTTCTTTGTGAACGAAAATTTTTCCGTTGAAAACACCTTCAGATTTTCCGTCATAAATTCCTTTGTATAACTCGTGAGATTCACAGTTCGGGAAATTATGCTCAACAAATGTGTGGTGATCCACGTGTTGTTTATTCTCGATCATTGTAATTCCATCCATTACCGAATTACAGTTTTCTCCGTTTTGGAAGAAATTTAAATTGTTACGAACAATTTTACCTCCGAATGAAAAAGTAAATACGTGCGCACGAGAATCGCGTTCTTGGTTGATGTATGTATTATCAATTAAAGAAACATTATCTGTATCGT containing:
- the dnaA gene encoding chromosomal replication initiator protein DnaA — protein: MTITANSVWENCLKYIKDNIAEDAFNTWFLPIRPAKINGNILTIQVPSKFFYEWLEEHYIKILKSALQRELGGDAKLVYSILMDQKTQGRDPYTVRIPSSNKEKPQPQEVDAPIPMDKTRLMNPFVIPGLQKLKIDSQLNPNYTFDNFIEGESNRLARAAGRAIAKRPGGTSFNPLFIYGSVGLGKTHLVHAIGLEVKELHPDKTVLYVSTEKFTQQFIEAVKNNNQNDFIHFYQMIDVLIMDDIQFLSGKAKTQEVFFHIFNHLHQRGNQIILTSDKSPADIQDMEQRLISRFKWGLSADLQNPDYNTRLHILKQKLEKDGIIFPDEVMDYIAQNIDTNVRELEGSLNSIIAQATLNKREITLELTARTLSKLVQTARKEISIEYIQKTVCEYFKVSIDDIQSKTRKRDVVQARQLAMYFAKQYTKASLASIGSQIGKRDHATVLHACKTVKNLQETDKAFRGYIEDISRKIAD
- a CDS encoding low molecular weight protein-tyrosine-phosphatase; amino-acid sequence: MKILMVCLGNICRSPLAEGILQAKVGDNHIVDSAGTGNWHVGEQPDRRSIAVAKKYGVDISDQRAMHFNPIFFEEFDLIFAMDKQNSIDLQQLARTEEERNKIKLILKEGLGVAQNVPDPYYEKDEAFDHVYQLLDKATDGLIEKYNL
- a CDS encoding SAM-dependent methyltransferase → MTTAKVYLIPSLLGESPYNRVLPEFNLEVIRSINTFVVENEKSARKFIKQVCPEKVQADLDLYILDKDTDAQELFELVKLLDQGKTIGIISEAGLPAVADPGSQLVKVAQDKKIQVVPLVGPSSILMALMASGMNGQNFAFHGYLPIEKNERKKRLGQLEAESSKTGIAQIFMETPYRNNQMIDDLTKILRADTKICVACDITLETEDIRTRSIKDWKKEDYDFHKRPAIYVMQA
- a CDS encoding SanA/YdcF family protein codes for the protein MRIGKFIITRVTALFIIGTLSLLVFLICLQAYTSRFIFQDKFDIPSKYRVGVVYGAKLNPDGTPGTYLKDRLDTALDLYYSDKINIIILSGERLNHNFNEIDVMEQYILDNGVPIENTYIDAGGLDTYSTVYRVKNIFQFDKVIYITQNFHLTRATFLGKMMGVDCIGYNADRSKYKNLNEHKFREVFANIKAVLDFSKDRQPDVLVDSKDSIN
- a CDS encoding HipA family kinase: MNKIDLRTVTVERYLQALREGGSLPALADADDGFKYVLKFKGAGHGPRMLISELLGGEIARKLGFKVPELVFASLDVDFGRTEADEEIQDLLKFSEGTNLALHFLSGAINYDPAVMTIDDKLASQIVWLDAFITNVDRTYRNTNMLMWNKELWLIDHGAAYYFHHSWDNWEASAKTKFPQIKDHVLLRNATKLEEVDAEFKAILTCDFVDELVDLIPDEWLETEAYHMTEDQMRSIYKTFIKIRLENSINFINEANDARKNLI
- a CDS encoding DUF3037 domain-containing protein yields the protein MQEKILYEYSIIRFVPKVEREEFINVGVIIFSKRENYLKVKYFINDQRINAFAHDFDLSFIDSNLKALSQIAEGSNPFSDVSKFEIHERFRWLTAVRSSCIQTSRPHPGKTFNLDRKLDELYKEHVV
- a CDS encoding single-stranded DNA-binding protein; protein product: MSTLRNRVQLIGHVGQDPEIKILENNKKLARLSLATNESYSNAKGEKVEQTTWHNLVVWGNLSSIVEQHVTKGKQIAVEGKLSYNDFTTKEGIVKHVAEIVVEEIVLL
- a CDS encoding aminotransferase class V-fold PLP-dependent enzyme, translated to MSLDIQYIRSQFPILNREVNGKPLVYFDNGATSQKPKVVLDILNEYYEKYNANVHRGIHTLSQEATDLMEESRRKIQAFINAKHDHEVIFTRGTTESINLVANTIGQLLTADDEIIITEIEHHSNIVPWQLVTQRTGAKLKYIPLTAEGTLDIDKLDDLLTDKTKLVCVNQVSNALGVVNPIETIIEKAHAKGAWVLIDGAQSVPHTKIDVQALDADFLAFSGHKMYGPTGIGILYGKEEILNQLPPFHGGGEMIKDVTMEVSTYACLPFKFEAGTPDVAGIIGLGAAVDFINEIGIDAIHAYEDELVEYTIERLSEFEEVEIYAKDAKHAGAVSFNLKLDGVHSSDVGMILDKKGIAVRTGHHCAQPIMHHFGIPGTVRASFGIYNTKEEVDIFIDGLKTAIRMLG